One region of Streptomyces sp. NBC_00442 genomic DNA includes:
- a CDS encoding bifunctional transcriptional activator/DNA repair enzyme AdaA, translated as MPGRAAAASAPAVPAGRPPPIRAARGRELRPPPRSVEDDARWRAVLDRDSRADSSFCYGVLTTGTYSRPSCGSRPPHRGHLVFFPDGAAAERAGFRPCRRCRPDGSAHAARTAAVIRSCRAMEAPGTPPPLAELAAGAGFSRFHFHRVFVTATGVTPKAYADACRAERLRLALPRTRTITDAIYQAGFNTNGNFYARAQSLLGMTPTVFKNRGRGVRIHYATTDSPLGRLLVGASGRGVCSLLIGRDTDTVVRRLREAFTEAQLSRASPELSERLTATLGRAAPLAVPHAVPRDIRATALAEWLRTALNEAWDQTHSAEG; from the coding sequence ATGCCGGGACGCGCGGCCGCCGCGTCGGCGCCCGCGGTGCCGGCCGGGCGCCCGCCCCCGATCCGCGCGGCCCGGGGACGCGAACTCCGCCCGCCCCCACGGTCCGTGGAGGACGACGCCCGATGGCGCGCGGTGCTCGACCGGGACAGCCGGGCCGACAGTTCCTTCTGCTACGGGGTGCTGACGACCGGCACGTACAGCAGACCCTCCTGCGGCTCGCGCCCGCCGCACCGCGGCCACCTCGTCTTCTTTCCCGACGGGGCCGCCGCGGAGCGGGCCGGGTTCAGGCCCTGCCGGCGCTGTCGCCCCGACGGTTCGGCCCACGCGGCCCGCACCGCCGCCGTGATCCGCTCGTGCCGGGCGATGGAGGCGCCCGGCACGCCCCCGCCGCTCGCGGAGCTGGCGGCGGGGGCCGGGTTCAGCCGGTTCCACTTCCACCGGGTGTTCGTCACCGCCACCGGGGTGACACCCAAGGCGTACGCGGACGCCTGCCGGGCGGAACGGCTCCGGCTGGCCCTGCCGCGGACCCGCACCATCACCGACGCCATCTACCAGGCCGGCTTCAACACCAACGGCAACTTCTACGCACGGGCACAGAGCCTCCTCGGGATGACACCCACCGTCTTCAAGAACCGGGGGCGCGGCGTCCGCATCCACTACGCCACCACGGACAGCCCCCTGGGGCGCCTGCTGGTGGGAGCGAGCGGCAGAGGCGTTTGTTCCCTCCTCATCGGCCGCGACACGGACACCGTCGTACGGCGGCTGCGCGAAGCCTTCACCGAAGCCCAACTGTCCCGCGCGTCACCGGAGTTGAGTGAGCGCCTCACGGCCACCCTCGGCCGGGCCGCGCCCCTCGCCGTGCCGCACGCCGTCCCGCGCGATATCCGGGCCACGGCGCTCGCGGAGTGGCTGCGCACGGCACTGAACGAGGCATGGGACCAGACACATTCTGCCGAAGGATGA
- a CDS encoding class I adenylate-forming enzyme family protein, with the protein MHIFGTHRSVAQRLSLTANRRLGAGNFFWHAWRNATDRDRPILFHPDVTSPGWDETQTPGVSLNDLRITAIRYAHWHRTHGVLPGTHVGVHTRNGLFGLLHHIAITALGAVAVHCNPNMASDTAAEYFLRTRTTVLVADEDLRANCADAWARSGAPEAGRILTQDIARLDRDAPRPTGPMPGFPHRHRGDDLVMISHSSGTTGRPKAPVFTHDSFFDGKRERLWTFPSLRGDRMLTALPHSHSAGISYLTMALLLGIPTLVLDDAKGESVVRAVNRFHPTFVLGFPLTLAEIDVSKVTPYAAQHIHSWNGMGDASHERHIRPLTALGMRHDDGKKKPGSRYIDGLGSSEMGMVLFRQVFTPDSSGFGRLIGRPVKAVRQAAVLDEDGNVLPDGEAGRLGVRTPSLTPGYWDDPTLGRDSLCNGYFLTGDVVRRDSQGLWYHLDRTPDVIHTAGGPVYSLPLEETVLLRTQALDAAVVAVADPDRPGACRPAAVVLFGDGIERSPRNLLDGCNAALTAAGLAPLSALVIAENRDALPVGPTGKVLKRRLREQHRSILSGPAPAGAAHVRSRTAIGSVPAE; encoded by the coding sequence ATGCATATATTCGGGACCCACCGCTCCGTCGCCCAGCGTCTGAGCCTGACCGCCAACCGCAGGCTCGGCGCCGGAAACTTCTTCTGGCACGCATGGCGCAACGCGACCGACCGCGACCGGCCGATCCTCTTCCACCCGGATGTGACATCGCCCGGCTGGGACGAGACACAGACCCCGGGCGTCTCGCTCAACGACCTGCGCATCACGGCCATCCGGTACGCCCACTGGCACCGCACGCACGGCGTGCTGCCGGGCACCCACGTCGGTGTCCACACCCGCAACGGCCTCTTCGGGCTCCTGCACCACATCGCCATCACCGCCCTGGGAGCGGTGGCCGTGCACTGCAACCCCAACATGGCGAGCGACACGGCCGCCGAGTACTTCCTGCGCACCCGGACCACCGTGCTCGTCGCCGACGAGGACCTCCGCGCGAACTGCGCCGACGCCTGGGCCCGTTCCGGGGCCCCCGAGGCCGGCAGGATCCTCACGCAGGACATCGCCCGCCTCGACCGCGACGCACCGCGCCCCACCGGCCCGATGCCCGGCTTCCCGCACCGCCACCGCGGCGACGACCTGGTGATGATCTCGCACTCCTCCGGGACCACCGGACGGCCCAAGGCCCCCGTCTTCACGCACGATTCCTTCTTCGACGGCAAGCGCGAACGCCTGTGGACCTTCCCGTCGCTGCGCGGCGACCGCATGCTGACGGCCCTGCCGCACAGCCACTCCGCCGGCATCAGCTACCTCACGATGGCGCTGCTCCTCGGCATCCCGACGCTCGTACTGGACGATGCGAAGGGCGAGTCCGTGGTCCGGGCGGTCAACCGGTTCCACCCCACCTTCGTCCTCGGCTTCCCGCTGACGCTCGCCGAGATCGACGTATCCAAGGTCACCCCGTACGCCGCTCAGCACATCCACTCCTGGAACGGCATGGGCGACGCCTCGCACGAACGTCACATCCGGCCGCTGACCGCGCTCGGCATGCGCCACGACGACGGCAAGAAGAAGCCCGGCTCCCGCTACATCGACGGGCTCGGCTCGTCCGAGATGGGGATGGTCCTCTTCCGCCAGGTCTTCACCCCCGACAGCTCCGGGTTCGGCCGGCTCATCGGGCGCCCCGTCAAGGCCGTGCGGCAGGCCGCGGTCCTGGACGAGGACGGAAACGTCCTGCCCGACGGAGAAGCCGGCCGGCTCGGCGTGCGCACGCCGAGCCTCACCCCCGGCTACTGGGACGACCCGACCCTGGGCCGCGACTCCCTGTGCAACGGCTACTTCCTGACCGGGGACGTGGTGCGGCGCGACAGCCAGGGCCTCTGGTACCACCTCGACCGCACGCCCGACGTGATCCACACGGCCGGCGGCCCGGTCTACAGCCTTCCGCTGGAAGAGACCGTCCTGCTCAGGACCCAGGCGCTCGACGCCGCGGTCGTGGCCGTCGCCGACCCCGACCGCCCCGGCGCCTGCCGGCCCGCGGCCGTCGTGCTCTTCGGCGACGGCATCGAGCGCTCCCCGCGCAACCTGCTCGACGGGTGCAACGCCGCACTGACCGCCGCCGGGCTGGCCCCGCTGAGCGCGCTGGTCATCGCCGAGAACCGTGACGCGCTCCCGGTCGGCCCCACCGGCAAGGTGCTCAAGCGCCGGCTGCGCGAACAGCACCGCTCCATCCTCAGCGGGCCCGCGCCCGCGGGGGCGGCCCACGTACGGAGCCGGACCGCCATCGGTTCCGTACCCGCCGAATAG
- a CDS encoding 3-dehydroquinate synthase II, with the protein MKLSWIDIRSVGSAKDAIVEEAVHARVDAILAADPADFATLPPTVKKVLFPQGQPLPEDFGGADVIIVDPAKHGEPRELALQHPAVEFGRYVEIVDAETLEEACTSGRVEKWSLLDFRDPTKIPLEIVIAAAARADGSLITVAKDVEEAEIIFGVLELGSDGVLMAPAKVGDTTDLKLAAQAGVPDVELVELEITATAHVGMGDRACVDTATYFREDEGILVGSHSKGMILCVSETHPLPYMPTRPFRVNAGAIHSYTLGENERTNYLSELKSGSKVTAVDIHGRTRLVTVGRVKIESRPLISIDAVGPEGRTANLILQDDWHVRVLGPGGVVLNSTELKPGDKVLGYLPVADRHVGYPIAEFCLEK; encoded by the coding sequence GTGAAGCTCAGCTGGATAGACATCCGTTCCGTCGGGTCCGCCAAGGACGCGATCGTGGAAGAGGCCGTCCACGCGCGGGTCGACGCCATCCTGGCCGCGGACCCGGCGGACTTCGCCACGCTTCCGCCCACGGTGAAGAAGGTGCTGTTCCCCCAGGGCCAGCCCCTGCCCGAGGACTTCGGCGGCGCCGACGTGATCATCGTGGATCCGGCGAAGCACGGTGAGCCGAGGGAACTGGCGCTTCAGCACCCGGCCGTGGAGTTCGGCCGGTACGTCGAGATCGTCGACGCGGAGACCCTGGAGGAGGCCTGCACGTCGGGCCGCGTGGAGAAGTGGAGCCTGCTCGACTTCCGCGACCCCACCAAGATCCCGCTGGAGATCGTGATCGCCGCGGCGGCCAGGGCGGACGGCAGCCTCATCACCGTGGCCAAGGACGTCGAAGAGGCCGAGATCATCTTCGGTGTGCTCGAACTCGGCTCGGACGGCGTGCTCATGGCGCCGGCCAAGGTCGGCGACACCACCGATCTGAAGCTGGCCGCCCAGGCGGGAGTGCCGGACGTCGAGCTGGTGGAGCTCGAGATCACCGCCACCGCGCACGTCGGCATGGGTGACCGGGCGTGTGTGGACACCGCGACCTACTTCCGCGAGGACGAGGGCATCCTCGTGGGCTCGCACTCCAAGGGCATGATCCTCTGTGTCAGTGAGACGCATCCGCTGCCTTACATGCCGACCCGCCCCTTCCGCGTCAACGCCGGAGCCATCCACTCGTACACCCTCGGCGAGAACGAACGCACCAATTACCTCAGCGAGTTGAAGTCCGGCAGCAAGGTCACCGCCGTCGACATCCACGGCAGGACACGGCTGGTGACCGTCGGCCGGGTGAAGATCGAGAGCCGTCCGCTGATCTCCATCGACGCGGTCGGCCCGGAAGGGCGCACCGCCAACCTGATCCTCCAGGACGACTGGCACGTACGGGTGCTGGGGCCGGGCGGCGTGGTGCTCAACAGCACCGAGCTCAAGCCCGGCGACAAGGTGCTCGGCTACCTGCCGGTCGCGGACCGGCACGTCGGCTACCCCATAGCCGAATTCTGCCTGGAGAAGTGA
- a CDS encoding FAD-dependent monooxygenase yields the protein MNAAPRSGPSDRHVPVLVVGGGGSGLTASLILSDLGIASLLVERHPTTSIQPKAHILNARTMEIFGHHDVADDIYREGAPPENCGAMVWLSSLGGEEPYDRKVLYRTSAYGGGEEAERYARASAYRHANLGQRWLEPLIRRHAEKRGPGELLFHHELTSLDEDESGVSATVRDRTSGDSFQVRAAYVIAADGGKTVGRMRDIPMTGTPTFLEWINLHVRADFSPFIPYDDAVVNRVSSLAEDGTLEHCGVVPMGPRNWGRHSEEWTLMFSRPPGDPGAADVDDATTVKMVRRTLKLPDDHPMEVESISKWPVEGLVAERFRSGRVFLVGDAAHRHPPSGALGLNTGIQDVHNLAWKLARVLNGQAGESLLDSYEAERKPVAQRVVERALFSLFNQIAFTAGTGVVPGARPEWNRAQMTALFSDTPDGDTRRAVLREYFDTNRITTAHLGLEMGYDYAGAGFVGADRATYPKPDPLGLVYEPTSSPGARLPHAWLRCGTERVSTHHLLAQPGAFLLLAGARGEGWLTAAARLSASYGVPVAAHAVGAAGGPVDEEGEWAGLCGHDRDGAILVRPDGFVAMRWLSRVHEPAQALAEALRRSLALDGDSGAGRRG from the coding sequence ATGAACGCAGCCCCCCGGTCCGGTCCGAGCGACCGTCATGTCCCCGTCCTCGTGGTGGGCGGCGGCGGATCCGGCCTCACCGCGTCCCTGATCCTGTCCGACCTGGGCATCGCCTCGCTGCTCGTCGAGCGCCACCCCACCACGTCGATCCAGCCGAAGGCGCACATCCTCAACGCCCGGACCATGGAGATATTCGGCCACCACGACGTGGCCGACGACATCTATCGCGAGGGCGCCCCGCCGGAGAACTGCGGAGCGATGGTCTGGCTCTCCAGCCTCGGCGGCGAGGAGCCCTACGACCGCAAGGTCCTGTACCGGACCAGCGCCTACGGCGGCGGAGAGGAGGCGGAACGCTACGCCAGGGCATCCGCCTACCGGCACGCCAACCTCGGGCAGCGCTGGCTCGAACCCCTGATCCGCCGCCATGCCGAGAAACGCGGTCCGGGAGAACTCCTCTTCCACCACGAGCTGACGTCCCTGGACGAGGACGAGAGCGGCGTGAGCGCCACCGTCCGCGACCGCACCAGCGGCGACAGCTTCCAGGTGCGGGCCGCGTACGTCATCGCGGCCGACGGCGGCAAGACCGTGGGCCGCATGCGCGACATCCCCATGACCGGCACGCCGACATTCCTCGAATGGATCAACCTCCATGTACGGGCGGACTTCTCGCCGTTCATCCCGTACGACGACGCGGTGGTCAACCGGGTCTCCAGCCTCGCCGAGGACGGGACGCTCGAACACTGCGGCGTGGTGCCGATGGGGCCGCGCAACTGGGGCCGGCACTCCGAGGAGTGGACGCTGATGTTCTCCCGGCCGCCGGGCGACCCGGGCGCGGCCGACGTGGACGACGCGACGACGGTGAAGATGGTGCGCCGCACGCTGAAGCTCCCCGACGACCACCCCATGGAGGTGGAGAGCATCAGCAAGTGGCCGGTGGAAGGACTGGTCGCCGAACGGTTCCGCTCGGGCCGGGTCTTCCTCGTCGGTGACGCCGCCCACCGCCACCCGCCGTCCGGCGCGCTCGGCCTGAACACCGGGATCCAGGACGTGCACAACCTCGCCTGGAAGCTCGCCCGGGTCCTGAACGGCCAGGCCGGCGAGTCGCTGCTCGACAGCTACGAGGCGGAACGCAAGCCGGTGGCACAGCGCGTCGTGGAGCGGGCGCTGTTCTCGCTCTTCAACCAGATCGCCTTCACCGCGGGGACGGGCGTCGTGCCCGGCGCGCGGCCGGAGTGGAACCGCGCCCAGATGACGGCGCTCTTCTCCGACACCCCCGACGGCGACACCAGGCGGGCGGTGCTGCGCGAGTACTTCGACACCAACCGGATCACCACGGCCCACCTGGGCCTCGAAATGGGGTACGACTACGCGGGAGCCGGCTTCGTCGGCGCCGACCGGGCCACCTACCCCAAGCCCGACCCGCTCGGCCTGGTCTACGAGCCGACGTCGAGTCCGGGGGCCCGGCTGCCGCACGCCTGGCTGCGGTGCGGCACCGAGCGCGTCTCCACCCACCACCTGCTGGCACAGCCAGGGGCGTTCCTCCTGCTCGCCGGGGCCAGGGGAGAGGGCTGGCTCACGGCCGCCGCCCGCCTGTCCGCGTCCTACGGCGTTCCCGTCGCCGCGCACGCCGTGGGCGCCGCCGGCGGCCCGGTCGACGAGGAAGGGGAGTGGGCGGGGCTGTGCGGTCACGACCGCGACGGCGCGATCCTGGTGCGCCCGGACGGCTTCGTGGCCATGCGGTGGCTGTCGCGGGTCCACGAACCGGCCCAGGCGCTCGCCGAGGCGCTCCGCAGGTCCCTCGCCCTCGACGGGGACAGCGGCGCGGGGAGGAGGGGTTAG
- a CDS encoding FAD-dependent oxidoreductase: MSDHPYTPVAIVGGGPVGLLLALFLDRYGVPSVVFNAEESWHGRPRGNTHNARTMEHYRRLGISGPIRRLGLPCEQPTDIAYFTRYSGHELSRLTLPTGTQRLRQTAVSPRTDQLPEPVHRANQKYVEEFLYHHARTRPNISLRFGRRVTALEQNAEQVALRAEFPAEGSTQDWTARYVVGSDGGRSFVRRALGVRYEGPGSLDQEVLGRRATAVHLRLPTFHQEVLTGRRAWSYWALNSELVMNLISLNGDDEFFLLTSSLDPDTADTEAITSLVRRAAGRALPVEVLSHRPWTPGAALVAERFTKGRVFLAGDAAHLFTPNGGFGMNTGVDDAANLAWKLAAVLDGWGGPGLLATYEGERRPIALRNTTAARDLNSGLGGIDRPPALEEDTRQGAAARERVGALLRCYGERTHSLGVQLGARYDGSPVIAPDGEPPADSWGTYTPSSVPGGRAPHLWLDDWHGQGSSLFDRFGAGFTLLRLGPEPPSGKPLEAAAQAAGMPLTVLDVEGEDARELYERDLVLIRPDQHVAWRGDQLPPDPGELVARVTGARRSKPGEAT, from the coding sequence ATGAGCGACCACCCGTACACGCCCGTCGCGATCGTGGGCGGCGGACCGGTGGGGCTGCTGCTCGCGCTCTTCCTCGACCGGTACGGCGTGCCGAGCGTCGTCTTCAACGCCGAGGAGAGCTGGCACGGCCGGCCGCGCGGCAACACCCACAACGCCCGCACGATGGAGCACTATCGCCGGCTCGGGATATCCGGCCCCATCCGACGGCTCGGCCTTCCGTGCGAACAGCCCACGGACATCGCCTACTTCACCCGCTACAGCGGCCACGAACTGTCGCGCCTCACCCTGCCCACGGGGACGCAGCGGCTGCGGCAGACGGCCGTCTCTCCCCGTACGGACCAGCTTCCCGAGCCGGTCCACCGGGCCAACCAGAAGTACGTCGAGGAGTTCCTCTACCACCACGCGCGCACCCGGCCCAACATCTCCCTGCGGTTCGGCCGGCGGGTCACGGCGCTGGAACAGAACGCCGAACAGGTGGCGCTGCGCGCGGAGTTCCCCGCGGAGGGGAGCACGCAGGACTGGACGGCGCGCTACGTGGTGGGAAGCGACGGCGGACGCAGTTTCGTGCGCCGCGCCCTCGGCGTCCGCTACGAGGGACCCGGCTCGCTCGACCAGGAGGTGCTCGGGCGCCGGGCGACCGCCGTGCACCTGCGGCTGCCCACCTTCCACCAGGAGGTGTTAACGGGGCGGCGCGCCTGGAGCTACTGGGCGCTGAACAGCGAACTCGTCATGAACCTCATCTCGCTCAACGGCGACGACGAGTTCTTCCTCCTGACCAGTTCGCTCGATCCCGACACCGCGGACACCGAAGCCATCACCTCGCTCGTGCGGCGCGCCGCGGGCAGGGCGCTGCCCGTCGAGGTGCTGAGCCACCGGCCCTGGACGCCGGGGGCCGCCCTGGTCGCGGAGCGCTTCACGAAGGGGAGGGTCTTCCTGGCCGGCGACGCGGCCCATCTGTTCACCCCGAACGGGGGGTTCGGCATGAACACGGGCGTCGACGACGCGGCCAACCTCGCCTGGAAGCTGGCCGCCGTCCTCGACGGCTGGGGCGGGCCGGGCCTCCTGGCCACCTACGAGGGCGAACGCAGGCCGATCGCCCTGCGCAACACCACGGCCGCCCGTGACCTCAACTCCGGACTCGGCGGCATAGACCGGCCGCCGGCGCTCGAAGAGGACACGCGGCAGGGAGCGGCGGCCCGCGAGCGCGTCGGTGCGCTGCTGCGCTGCTACGGGGAACGCACCCACTCCCTCGGCGTGCAGCTCGGGGCCCGCTACGACGGCTCGCCCGTCATCGCACCGGACGGCGAGCCGCCCGCGGACTCCTGGGGCACCTACACGCCCAGCAGCGTCCCCGGCGGCCGGGCCCCGCATCTGTGGCTGGACGACTGGCACGGCCAGGGAAGTTCCCTCTTCGACCGGTTCGGCGCCGGGTTCACCCTGCTGCGGCTGGGGCCCGAGCCCCCCAGCGGCAAGCCGCTCGAAGCCGCCGCCCAGGCGGCGGGCATGCCGCTGACGGTGCTTGACGTCGAGGGCGAGGACGCCCGCGAGCTGTACGAGCGCGACCTCGTACTGATCCGGCCCGACCAGCACGTGGCCTGGCGGGGCGACCAGTTGCCCCCCGATCCGGGAGAGCTCGTGGCACGGGTGACCGGTGCCCGGCGGTCGAAGCCGGGGGAGGCGACATGA
- a CDS encoding FAD/NAD(P)-binding protein: protein MSGSRLEVCIVGTGPRGLSVLERLCANERESATHDTVVIHLVDPYPHGPGKVWRTNQSGLLLMNTVASQVTVFTDTSVDMDGPVEPGPSLYEWAKQVVASGDRVDHDDRVHAEARDLAPDSYPTRAFYGHYLAHAYRHVARRAPAHCVLREYATRAVALRDTTGVREGPQTLELADGTELRGLDAVVLALGHVPTRPGSREEEWARAAAARGLTHVPPANPADLDLSRVTPGQSVLIRGLGLNFFDQMALLTRGRGGFFERRDGRLVYRPSGQEPRILAGSRRGIPYHARGENEKGAHGRYLPRLLTPEVVAGLRRRAEGAERVRFGTDLWPLIAKEVECVYYETLLAGRGRRAAAKEFARRYLTAPAGAQEQRLLDEFGVESADRWDWGAIARPTGGRRFADRAAFRAWLLDHLARDVREARSGNLSGPLKTALDVLRDLRNEIRLAVDHGGLEGNSYRDDLQGWYTPLNAFLSIGPPVSRVEELRALIEAGVVDVLGPDLHIEIATGADGGPAFVASSKSVAAEPVSATVLIEARLPEPDLRRTKDALLRQLLMSRQITPYRLDGVHGTTYETGGLAVTERPYRLIDGRGRAHPRRFAYGVPTESVHWVTAAGIRPGVNSVTLGDSDAIARAVLGLSLAPAPASSAAAAPGPDLLEVTA, encoded by the coding sequence ATGAGCGGGAGCCGTCTGGAGGTCTGCATCGTCGGCACGGGTCCGCGCGGACTGTCCGTGCTGGAGCGGCTCTGCGCCAACGAACGCGAGAGCGCCACCCACGACACGGTCGTCATCCACCTCGTCGACCCCTATCCGCACGGACCCGGCAAGGTCTGGCGCACCAACCAGTCCGGCCTCCTCCTGATGAACACGGTCGCCTCGCAGGTCACGGTCTTCACCGACACCAGCGTGGACATGGACGGGCCGGTCGAGCCGGGGCCGAGCCTGTACGAGTGGGCCAAGCAGGTCGTGGCGTCCGGCGACCGGGTCGACCACGACGACCGGGTCCACGCCGAGGCCCGCGACCTGGCCCCGGACTCCTATCCCACCCGCGCCTTCTACGGCCACTACCTCGCCCATGCCTACCGGCACGTGGCACGGCGGGCCCCCGCCCACTGCGTCCTGCGGGAGTACGCCACCCGGGCCGTCGCGCTCCGCGACACCACGGGCGTGCGCGAGGGCCCCCAGACCCTGGAACTCGCGGACGGCACAGAGCTGCGTGGTCTCGACGCCGTCGTGCTCGCCCTCGGGCACGTACCGACCCGTCCGGGGAGTCGGGAGGAGGAGTGGGCGCGCGCCGCCGCGGCGCGCGGACTGACGCACGTGCCGCCGGCCAACCCGGCCGACCTCGACCTGTCCCGGGTGACTCCCGGCCAGAGCGTGCTGATCCGCGGGCTCGGCCTGAACTTCTTCGACCAGATGGCCCTGTTGACCCGGGGCAGGGGCGGCTTCTTCGAGCGCCGCGACGGCCGGCTCGTCTACCGCCCGTCGGGCCAGGAACCGAGGATCCTGGCCGGATCACGGCGCGGCATTCCGTATCACGCACGCGGTGAGAACGAGAAGGGCGCGCACGGGCGGTATCTGCCGCGGCTGCTCACCCCCGAGGTCGTCGCCGGCCTGCGCCGACGGGCCGAGGGCGCCGAGCGCGTCCGTTTCGGCACCGACCTGTGGCCCCTGATCGCCAAGGAAGTGGAGTGCGTCTACTACGAGACGCTCCTCGCCGGCCGTGGACGGCGCGCCGCGGCAAAGGAGTTCGCCCGGCGCTATCTGACCGCGCCCGCGGGCGCCCAGGAGCAGCGCCTGCTCGACGAGTTCGGCGTCGAGAGCGCCGACCGGTGGGACTGGGGGGCCATCGCCCGGCCCACCGGCGGGCGACGGTTCGCCGATCGCGCCGCGTTCCGCGCCTGGCTCCTCGACCATCTGGCGCGCGACGTGCGCGAGGCCCGGTCCGGGAACCTGAGCGGACCCCTCAAGACGGCCCTTGACGTACTGCGCGACCTGCGCAACGAGATCCGTCTCGCCGTCGACCACGGCGGCCTGGAAGGCAACTCCTACCGTGACGATCTGCAGGGCTGGTACACACCGCTCAACGCCTTCCTCTCCATCGGGCCACCCGTCTCGCGGGTCGAGGAGCTCCGGGCGCTGATCGAAGCCGGCGTCGTCGACGTCCTCGGCCCCGATCTGCACATCGAGATCGCCACCGGCGCCGACGGGGGCCCCGCCTTCGTCGCCTCGTCGAAGTCCGTCGCCGCCGAGCCCGTCAGCGCCACGGTGCTCATTGAGGCCCGGCTCCCCGAGCCCGACCTCAGGAGGACCAAAGACGCCTTGCTGCGGCAGCTTTTGATGAGTCGTCAGATCACGCCGTACCGGCTCGACGGAGTCCACGGCACCACGTACGAGACGGGCGGCCTGGCCGTCACGGAACGTCCCTATCGCCTCATCGACGGGCGGGGCCGCGCCCACCCCCGCCGCTTCGCCTACGGAGTACCCACGGAATCCGTGCACTGGGTGACGGCGGCCGGGATCCGGCCGGGCGTCAACTCGGTCACGCTCGGGGACTCCGACGCCATCGCACGGGCGGTGCTCGGCCTGAGCCTCGCCCCGGCCCCTGCCTCTTCGGCGGCGGCCGCCCCCGGCCCGGACCTGCTGGAGGTGACGGCATGA
- a CDS encoding methyltransferase has product MPDGHPARRVVDILTGAWQAQALYAAAALDIPDHIAAGHDTAAALALAVEADKDAVERLMRLLTAMGLFTGSADEGYRLTPVSQILRTDDDRSMRDMAVIYGEEFQRAWGAVVPAVRTGRSGFEHAFGVDLRGHLQADPAAGAKFQRAMNAGNVFFSDVVKAYDFSACHTVVDVAGGSGMLLSTVLDAHPALHGVLFDLPHVLPVAREHLDRAVGEDRYDAVGGDAFHSVPAGADVYLLSRVLQDWDDDQACRLLSTLRAAMPDTARLLIVERVIPTEGSELLALLWDLHLLMAAGGRERTLDGYRGLLGAAGLCLESVTPLALETSLLVAAPVRERESEELS; this is encoded by the coding sequence ATGCCCGACGGGCACCCCGCACGTCGCGTGGTGGACATCCTCACCGGCGCCTGGCAGGCCCAGGCGCTGTACGCGGCCGCCGCGCTCGACATCCCCGACCACATCGCCGCCGGCCATGACACGGCCGCGGCCCTTGCCCTGGCCGTGGAGGCCGACAAGGACGCCGTCGAACGCCTGATGCGCCTGCTGACGGCGATGGGGCTCTTCACCGGCTCCGCCGACGAGGGCTACCGGCTGACCCCGGTCAGCCAGATCCTGCGCACCGACGACGACCGGTCCATGCGGGACATGGCCGTGATCTACGGCGAGGAGTTCCAGCGGGCCTGGGGCGCCGTCGTACCGGCCGTGCGCACCGGACGCTCCGGCTTCGAGCACGCCTTCGGCGTCGACCTGCGCGGCCACCTCCAGGCGGATCCGGCCGCCGGCGCCAAGTTCCAGCGGGCGATGAACGCGGGCAACGTCTTCTTCTCCGACGTGGTGAAGGCCTACGACTTCTCGGCCTGCCACACCGTCGTCGACGTCGCCGGCGGCAGCGGCATGCTGCTCTCCACCGTCCTCGACGCCCATCCCGCCCTGCACGGCGTGCTGTTCGACCTTCCGCACGTCCTGCCGGTGGCCAGGGAGCACCTGGACCGGGCCGTGGGGGAGGACCGCTACGACGCGGTGGGCGGAGACGCGTTCCACAGCGTTCCGGCCGGAGCCGACGTCTACCTGCTCTCCCGCGTCCTGCAGGACTGGGACGACGACCAGGCGTGCCGCCTGCTGTCCACCCTCCGCGCGGCCATGCCCGACACCGCGCGGCTGCTGATCGTGGAGCGGGTCATCCCCACCGAGGGGAGCGAACTCCTCGCGCTCCTGTGGGACCTGCATCTGCTGATGGCCGCCGGCGGCAGAGAACGCACCCTCGACGGCTACCGCGGCCTGCTCGGCGCCGCCGGGCTGTGCCTGGAGTCCGTGACTCCGCTGGCCCTGGAGACCAGCCTGCTGGTCGCCGCTCCCGTGCGGGAACGCGAATCCGAGGAACTCTCATGA